The genome window GAAATTATACACACAATTTCTTCTTAAAAAATAAAGATTTGTGTATTTATACACAAACCTCTATCTTAACCAGTACTGCTCTATTATCGCTCTCATAATCATCATGATTGGAACCTTATCTGATATATTATATCCATTTACTTGTCTAATTGTTGAATAGCAATATAAACTTATATCCGCAATTTGTTGTAATTTATTTTCACATATATGTGTTAGAGCTACTACCTTACATCCCTTATCAACTGCTATCTTTGCTGCTTCTATCACTTCTTTCGTTTCTCCACTTAAGCTAAGGGCAAAAAACATATCTTGTTCACCTAATTTTCCTATATCATGAAGTACTTCATGTCTTTGGCTATAGTAGGTTATATTATTATGACCACCTCTAATTTCTTTTACTAATATCTCACACAAAGGAATGTTTTGACCTATTCCATAAACTATAATACTCCTAGATTTTTGAATCATATCTGCTACTTTATTTATTTTTTCATAATCTATTAGCTCTAATGTCTTTTTTATGTCTGATTCAAAGCCATCTTTAACCTCCTTATTCTCATCTTTTAACTCCTCTTTTAAATTATTTTTTAGTTGAGAAAAACCATCATACTCCATCTTTTTACATAACCTAACTATGGTATTTGGCACAGTAAAAAATTTATCTGCTAAAGATTGTATTGATAATTTTATTACTTCTTCTTTGTTTTTTCTCATATATTCAATTATCATGTCCTCTGTATCTGTAAATTTATACTCATATTTTTTTGCTCTTTCATAAAATTCCATAGTTTCTCCTCCATCTATTTTATTATTCATAAGTAAAATTCAAAAATATTATCTAAAATTTTCGTTAATATTATTATAATTTAATATTTTTAATTTTTTAATGCATACTACTCCTTTTATTATACATAAAAAATGTGCACTTCCTATATTGATAGAGATGATTCAAGTTTTTATTTTGATACATCTCTATCAATATTCTTTTAGGAAATACACATTTTTTTCAAATACTTATTTTTAATTAACATTTTAGCTAATCTATTCTTTATATATAATTATTAGCCTTTAAAATGTCTTTAAAATCAACCAACTCAATCTTATTTCTTCTTAACCACATTTTAACTTCCTTATCACATAACATTGCATGTTCATATACTCTCTCTTGAACAAGAGAGGATGATTTTATAAGACTATAATCTATAAATCCTGGATGAGTAACCATCAATGTTATATCTTTATCTAAATTTATATATTTTTCTTCAAATAATTTAACAAAAGATTTGTTTAACTTGTAAAAATCATTCTGAGGATATTTACTTGGCATACTAATACATGAATCTAAATAATAGGGACAACTTGGTATACCGTATTTTTTTGCAGCATCACACATTGCCGATATTGATACATCTTCTTCTATACCATGTATATCAATATATTCAGGCAACTTATTCATATACCACTTGTAAGTTTCAATTTGAGCACAAACTTCTTCATATACTTCTTCATAATTAAAAACCTCTTTACCTGTCAATAGTTGCGTTCTTCTTATTTTGCTAGAAACAAATTTTCCACCTTCATCTAACAAATTCTTTATCTTAATATGTTCTTTGCAACAAGGTTCTCCTATTACTAAGTTAACATGTAAACCAAAACATATATCATCATTTTTTACCATTTCTATAGCTTGTCTTGAAAAAGGCATATTCACCATGATTCCAGCACTTGTAACAATACCATTCTTATAAGAAGATATTATTCCTAGTGTAACACCTTCTGAATATCCTATATCATCTGCCCTAACTACTAATTTTTTCATTTTATGCTTCTGCCTGCTTTCTTAACTCATCAAGTTGCATTTCCATTTCATCCTTCACTTTAACAACATCCGTTCCTACAATAATTTGAACTGATGTATTACTCAATTTAATTACCCCTTTTGCCCCTGTTTTTTTTATATTATCATCATTCAAAAGTGTTGCATCCTTAACTTCTAAACGTAATCTTGTCATACAATTATTTAGTGTCACTATGTTCTCATAACCACCACAATTTTTAATTATCTGCTTAGCCATATATGAAAAATTACTATGAGAAAGTTGTAAGTTTTTTTCTTCTTCACTAACATTATTACCTATCTCTATCTCAACTTCACGTCCTGGTGTTTGTACATTGTCTTTTATTATTATGTATTTAAATGTTACATAATATAATGCAAAGAATACAATCCCTATAGGTACAACTAGCCAAGATTTATCCCCATAACTAAAGCTTAAGATATAGTCAATTATACTTGCCCCATTAAATGAACCCAAACGA of Clostridioides sp. ES-S-0054-01 contains these proteins:
- a CDS encoding ChbG/HpnK family deacetylase, which gives rise to MKKLVVRADDIGYSEGVTLGIISSYKNGIVTSAGIMVNMPFSRQAIEMVKNDDICFGLHVNLVIGEPCCKEHIKIKNLLDEGGKFVSSKIRRTQLLTGKEVFNYEEVYEEVCAQIETYKWYMNKLPEYIDIHGIEEDVSISAMCDAAKKYGIPSCPYYLDSCISMPSKYPQNDFYKLNKSFVKLFEEKYINLDKDITLMVTHPGFIDYSLIKSSSLVQERVYEHAMLCDKEVKMWLRRNKIELVDFKDILKANNYI
- a CDS encoding MurR/RpiR family transcriptional regulator; amino-acid sequence: MEFYERAKKYEYKFTDTEDMIIEYMRKNKEEVIKLSIQSLADKFFTVPNTIVRLCKKMEYDGFSQLKNNLKEELKDENKEVKDGFESDIKKTLELIDYEKINKVADMIQKSRSIIVYGIGQNIPLCEILVKEIRGGHNNITYYSQRHEVLHDIGKLGEQDMFFALSLSGETKEVIEAAKIAVDKGCKVVALTHICENKLQQIADISLYCYSTIRQVNGYNISDKVPIMMIMRAIIEQYWLR